Below is a genomic region from Cloeon dipterum chromosome 2, ieCloDipt1.1, whole genome shotgun sequence.
attgagccgCCAAGTTTGCAACAATCTGctgcatttacaaaatttttaatttaactagtTACACTTAAAATTCTAGAATAGTTTTAATATGGCTTCAATGCCAGTTAGtcttagaaaattattgtttattgaaCACTTGTGAGACTTCGGAAATTTTATCTAGGTCAAAGGCTCGATAAAATTACTCAAGAATGACTCATTGGGCGGCTCGTTTagttctaaaaaattttggtACGTGTCTCATGAGTTTGGAACATGTGAATCATGGACTCATAAACGATTAAACAGTTATGGATTTTTCTAGCCTAAAAGTTGCctgttattttgaaatgtctgCTGCTACACAGCttacaattaataataaaacaatagTGGACTTAAATCTACCCctacaataaatttaactggGTCAATGAGTTTGTTACGAAAAAAGGATGAAAGccacttttataaaaattcgttTAATTCTAGACCATTTTTGTcgcctgaaaataaattaaataaaaaatgaatttttccgaACATAACACTTTTGgaccaaaattataattcattttttcagcGTGTCAGGAATGTCGTAAAATGTCTGCATTCATCAACtctgcttgaaaaataatgaaatttcaaacgatAATTCATCTCGCAAGGAAAACTGGGGAAAAACTTTTAACAACAGTAACAATtctattaatcattttaaacaaaaagtttcacttttatataatatatctcAAAAGTTTGTTTCTACGAAAATTAGTTTCACTGTTTTGAGTAAAcagaaattgtttaattttaaataaaataaattaaccttATCACTTAGCAGTTGAGACATAAGAATAAAAAGGAAACGCTTGGGTTTGAATGAACACGATTAACGCCTTTATTTGAGTCTGCTTGAAATGTCGCACGTTGATATAACAGTGTGTGTACATCCACAGGAATACATACAGGCACATTCATCGAAAGAGAAGATGCGAACcgatctaaaaaaaaaactgaaccAAAAGTAAACGCATGCAAGAGCAGCCGACACAGTCCACTTTCTAGCTTTCTTTCTACCCTTCTTCTCATGTGTTCATTCAGTCGGCGTGACCAAATTCGCGTacacaataatatattaatatatttgcggtttggataaaaaaaaagaacggTACATAACGTACGTAAGAGGCATCGGAATACATAAATAGTCTGTAACTGAAGAGAAACGGAAGTGTTAAGTTTCAATGCGTGGCATGCACAAAGATCACAAACACCAACTAGGGTCGAGTCTCATCAACCGAGGCTGCAGCACGAGTTCGTTTTGCGGGCCGTCTTGTAGAAGGCCTTGGACTGCACGCTCAGACCCTCAGACTTGGAAACCAGGTCGTCCAGCTTCTCGCCACGCTCCAGCACAGCCTCGATCGTGTTATGCTGAAAGCACACCAAGTGTCCCACTTAATGATATTCTTTTCACAACCACCGCGcgcagaaacaaaaataacacattgatcaaaatatatcatagagagaaatattttctttgctttgaTCTCCAAGCatggaattaatattttggattGGCAGCTGGAAGAAACCGGAACTagattagtttatttttaccaatttaaagCGTGAATAATGGActaatttaatgagaaaaataatgaaatgtaCACGCAGGTTattagtgaaattaattccgcGCGGAAATGATtccttttttctgtttttaaaaggaaaaaatgtcagGCTTTTTGCCTAAAATCCTATTTGAATGGGACAGCAGTTCGCATCCGTCAGAAATTTACAAGGGAATTTTCCAACATAGAGTCTCGTGATAATAAAAGCACATTTTCACCCTTTGAAAACgacttttcattaaaatggaTGGCACTTTGAGCATGTGAATTTTTGTGTGGGAAGGCTTAATTACAGGGTGAGCGAGAGACGGGTTTGGCAACATTTCGTCACTCCATTTccatttaactaaaaaataagtaaGGCTGTACGTTTTCGACGACcgctgattcaaaattctctgcatctaataaatgatgaaattgCTGTGTTTATACAACCCTGTCAGAATTTCTCACTAAAATAATCTGAATACTGAATACTAGGATTGCGATGTCGAGAAACCAAAATGGTCACACAAATTTAACCATGCAAATCGTAATACTTTTCCTGTCACTATCAACGTTAAATTGCGTGAATCATCAGCGTTCAAAGCCGTCGATGCCAGATTTTACTCGCaaggtttttgaaaaatcgctTTGGCGTGAAAAACGTTTTGGctaagacaaaaaaaaatcaggtaattttttgaagtaaaaacatttcatattttgagtCATTTCTACTGCTattaatcaaaacatttttactgtcCTGTACGCCAAATGAAAACTTAAATATGTATAGactctaattattattttaattgcgttCGTTTTATTGTCAgaaatatttgacattttcacATGTGGTAAGCAATGAATCtgtctttttaaatcaatagaaattttctttgtgtttcGTGGGGTAAGAGTTTACCTCCGAAAATcatagaaatgaaaaatgattctcgaagaaattaacttaatttttggtattttgattttcccccAAAAATATTAGAAGTTCTCTAACGGTCGGTTGAAATTTGCAGAcgaaaaatagtaaattttgatcaataggaaaaaaacttgAGATTTAATCAACTTTCTGAATATAGgaagtttttgacgctactatggacgggtgaattttaatgaggccaaacaTAGAccctttttgaaaatctgaaataactttcaagactcaaaagtcaTATTTTTGAATCTTCTCACtagtaaattttcataatttttcccacccctagagaaattaatttcctttgctcaaaaGGGGGCGTAATAGGTAAAATTCgccaaattggattttggggcacttatGTTCAGaagtatattaaaaaaattggtcggGTAGGGTGAATTATTCAAgtaatatcatattttaaaataaaaaatcactccCATTTCACTTTAAAGTCTAACTCTATGAGTCCtacattttgcaaattgataGCAGTGTTTCCTGCGGACAACTGCAAGATCTCATGACATCCGCTGCTTTGATTACAATTGATTGTAATCAGGAGATAAAAACACcgtatcgatttttttaaattataaatgttaTGGAACAAAGCATTAACATCAGGTGTCGTAAAATTTTAGGAatgatttttcagcaaaataatttcgatttaaagCAGTGCTCATTTCTCTCTCACCAGAATGATTTTAGTCTCGTCTAGCTCCTCCTGGATTTTAGTCATCGCGTCCGCCTCCCTGGGGTTCTGGTACTTGACGAGGTATGTCTCGAGTTGCGGAAAGACTGCAGATTTCTCCGGTAGCGAGCTCCACGAGGAGGGAATGAATTTGGCAGCGAACTCTTCAAGGagctagaaataatttaaaatatcgagtagaaaaatacacaaaaaatgaattctcaAAATTATATCATTATTTAAGCCCAAGACAATGTTTTTAATACGCAAGACAGCATAAATccgttaaataatttctacCAAACTGGATATTCGCATTTTGATAtgcccaaattaaaaataatcattttatttggttgTATTAAAATAGGATGacgtcacaaaaaataatggaagagaaaaaaaacacgaaatttatCAGATTGATAATAACCTTCAAcaagtaaattaaatgtgaTTAGATTTTGGATTGATAATTTGctattcataaaatatttttagaataacaGTAATGAGTGCTATATGTACTTGATCCCGCAGGcgaaatatatcgattcagaAAGTAAAAGGtgatagaaatttaaataaaaatgttgcgaattaaaaaattcaaaccactAAAAGTCtaacttgaataaaaaaattctcttcCAACCTATGTATGTActtctttgatttaatttaaacaaataattttgaataatttttagaccccattaaaaaaaataatgattccAACCTTAGTGATCAAGGTGTGTGCCACCCTGTGGGGGTAGTCGTGGTCCGAGAGAACTACTCCGGACAGGTTGTCCGCCCGGACGTACACGTGACACATGTAATCTGCGAAAAAACGAGTAATTTCAGACAAAATGTAGCGAAATTGGACGGCCACGGACCTCCTTCCTTGACGGACTGTCTGGAGCAGGTGTGGGTGCGTTCGACGATGGTCTTGCTGACGAACGACATGAACTCGGTGGCGCTGCTCCGCTGGAAGAAGTTGAACGTGGAGGTGTCGTAGGAGGCGCACAGCCAGGTCGCCTTCCCTGGCGACTTGTGCAGCACGCTCAGGCTGAACAGCTTCACCATTCTAcgttttaaaatgtaacatatataattataataattgcaaaatctcggatttattttgttattgtttcgAAAGAGCTGCTTACCTGCCCCGAGAGAATTTCGCTGCAGTTCGAATGGAAGGTGGAAGGGCCGCTCCAAGTGTCGCAGAACGCGTCGGCGACCTTGCGATTAATTCATCTGGCCGGCCGACACACCGAATTCGAGATTGCTTTTCGATTAGATCGGCTCGCAGCCGACGTTGTCTCCCTGCTGATGACAGACAAGATTATTATTCGTATTCGGTCGCTCACGCAGCGGCAGTGCTGCCACCTGTTCAGCTCATCGCGTGTGTCATTCGGCACAAAGCCCCTAGAGGGACACTTGCATTGCTTTTATCTCTCGTACTGCGTGTTTCCAACTCTTAAAATAACAGggggaaattaatattttataactaCATATTCAGCACGAAAGAAACATAATACGaacattattttaactctccttttttaaaatttggtgatGAATTGattcaacttttttttaaataaatcacaatatAAGGGATGTGGGACTATatgggaaaatgttttaaatttgacttagAGTTAgaagaatgaataatttactccttatatttggaaatttttatggaacagttttaaaatcgattttttttaatccagcaATATTTTGTTCCCTCGTGAAGATTATTACTACTTGAAAAAGAGCAGAATCGagacaaacaaacaagccATTTTTTACCTACAGGATTATTAAGACATATAATTATTAgtattactatttttaaaaatatgaatacagAGGAGAAGAAAACATTCCTTGAATGACTCGAATTTTTAGAGCTGGTTAACAGGTATTAACGTAGCtcctccaatttttttaattattaatcatgAACTCGAAAatctctaaattaaatttttttaattaatattcaggTAAAATACCGAAAATCGCAGAATATTTATCCatgaaaaaaaaggaaatttcgcCTACACTTTTTttgggtttaattttaaaatacagaaTCCTAAGCCCAGAAAAAACTTaaggaaaatgtaaaatctatatttttttgacTGATAACAAATTCTCTTCGGACAAAATTATTCCTgatgtgaaaataaatgtttttgagaaaaaagcaaaaacttCACTcagagattaattaaaatttaataaatgggttgctaaaattttgattaatattttcaaacgcatctgtaaaatattaaaaaagttgttaaTGGGAAGGCTTTTTTATCGCTGAACTTGGAAAACATCAGAGCTTCAAGCAGAAATCAATAGAGTTCAACCTCTAATTTAAACGTTaagcataataatttaatttccttgcaAGAGACAGTGGcaagatgaataaaaattatattcttaaaataaaaaaatacatatcttaatttaaaaaaattaatataaatggGTCGAACTCGAGGCAATTGCCTCTAgagcacaatttaaattagagaatTGTTCACAAGCGCTTCGAATTATTTGTTACTTATattgtaaaatgaatttgtcgcacttacattaaataaaagggGAGAATCCGTGTAAAAAATGATCAGTATGTCTGCTACGATCCTGACGACTCTGTTGTCGGTGGAGAAGtgtcgaaaataaataacaggttttatttaatacactctgccattgtttttctttcaattttgacttGTTATTACCATGTTTTCGTGAAACCCCATGCAAAAAACAGGAAGGAAATAATCAATcctattttaaagaaaataaataattttaatttcataataatttgtttattattattattcgtatttatgttcaaatattttgcaatattttcaactgGGAAAATCCTAAGGAAATAGAGTTTGGTTTATCTTCATgacttaataaaaatgatgaggAATTTTGTAAaggaatttatgaaataaatattactggACTAatagcataatttttaagataggTTCAATAGAAAAATGGATTCCATATACTATcccatttcattaaaatttttcactgtcttggaaaaaatattactccATCTAGAAATGTTGTTTTTCCtgcttaaaatcatttaaaaaatctcttgtGCTGGTTTTCCTGCTATACACAATATTTTTCGTCCCTGACTCACCCCTCTGCTTGCTCATATTGGAAAGATGAAGGGCCAGTGGAGCAGAATATCGTCAGTCAGCGCAAGGGAGGAAAGAGCCGCTTGCGTTATTTGCGTCCTGGCCAAGTGATTACCCCATTGGTCCATGTTCCCCGGAGAGCTGCGGccgagcgggcgagcgagcgagggtcGTAATAATTACCagcccacacacacacacatctcactgatattatattaatatcaCAAGGAGGGCGAAAGAAAACGGCAAGGGTGGAATTCGTATGTGTGCGGCGCAGGGattaccgcgcgcgcggcgccaGATTTAGGGTCGCGATCGGGAGGAAGCAGTCCGCCCCGAATAATTCATCCCCTTTTGGCCCGGCgcaattattgcaattaaGCGGCCGCCATTATGCTCACTTCTGCTTGCACACATTCATTTTGTGCTCATTTGCATATTGCCACCCAACCCGCGGCGGCTTTCCCACTCTGCCCTTTTCTTTGTCTTCACTCGACCATATTTCCTCACCAACCTCGAACACAcgggaatttttttcataaatatttttatagctgTTCAATTAGATAAAAAGACTCagacaaaaaatcattcatgtAACCTTTTTGTCGatgaactatttttttgttcttagcACTGTAGACAGAaaggcaaaacaaaatatttttagctgtacagataaaataaaagtgtatccataaaattactaaattaattattttgcactattaaaaaaataccaaaataaagacaaaaatttacgTATgcttaatataaaaatcttaattttcttcttaaataagctatcaacattttcaattttatgaaaattgagacctttaaaatctaattttaatttttggtcccCAAAGAGCTCAAGAaacttgaaaaacaaaattatacaattcaaataatctacaaaataaatgttgcaaaattgcGAATGTGTTTGctaaatcttaattaaaaaaggaaaaaataaaaaattgcttctaaattaaaaaaggtcgCTCTTTTCATCTCTTAGAACGACTTTTTTACCGGAAAGATATTCATGTAGGGAAAGATCGTCTTAAAAATAGACTCTCCAGCTGAAAAAATAAGTAGAGTTTTCAATTCAATCCCGAAAATACAGGAATTTTCATcttataattaattccaaattccatttatttttaggattcCAGCTTATCATtctgtttttgtttccttatgcaaataaaaaagcgggAAATGATTTAGACCAGAATGTAGTTGGCtcataaaaaaagggaaaattcgCTTGTCGCGCGCGCTTTTGTCCAATTTCGAGCTGAACTCGCGGGGGTGCAGATGCAAACACAAAGGACGCGAATCATTTCACAGATGcatcattttttagttttctctgccatcatcatcatcatcccCAACACGCGGGGTGTCATCCCTGTTGCAAAACTGACGCGCGTGTAATAAAGTTGCTCAAACTGCAGAGAGGGAAAAGCACACGCAGTCCAAACAAACATACATACAACGCGGGGAACTACCGCACCTGCTGCTCTTTTTATAGCCACTCCTGCACcgggaattatttaattttttccctttattttcctttttaaaacctcTTTTgcgtaaatacatttttttataaaaatttctacaaaaTCGCCGGGGGACGGATTcagcagatatggcgtctggtttTTAACGGCGGGAagtttcaaacgtaaaatgaaattagcttggaaaatttatcatgaaaaagCTTCAGCACaacgaatatttttgttgttatttatttactaacagctgattagcccgctaattggcgaatcaacctctagatggcacatcaggctaatggaaatgtaacaaaatacgcgggaatgaaattattagatcagcacgcctctttttcgacgcttctcattggccgctggactgtctcctgattcgcctccattatttcgacgccatattgatttctgaccggcgggaaccaacacagatcgcaacccggaccccAGTGGACAAAAtcgtatttaattaatttctcggaATGGTGCCATTTTAATCGCAATACGTGAAATTTGTGTCAAAAACTCATTAACCATCTAAAactgttcatttaaaaaataaaacacccTACAAAAAGTAGTCTAAAATTCCCAGCacacattttaaacaatattttcctaGTTTTACCTTTTtgtgtaaaaagaaaatcatgaCTTTGTTCCGCCGTCCGTTAAAGCAAATAAGCCTGGAGAGCATATTATAGAGCGTAGTGGTAGTTCCCCGCGCGGGCCGCCGGTTGCATAGAGTCGAGGGAGACGGCATAAACGCTATTGGTATGGAAATTAGACTGCTACTCTTGCTGGTCGGTCACCCCCGGCGTGATGTCCTTTTAAACTGTTTCTATTAATTCAGCGGGGGTAGCGCCCCCGCCCCCTCGGTCGCTTTGTTTGCGCAGAGCTCTTCGCGGGCCGGGGCCGTGCACCCTCTCATTGTGCAGCCAGCACCGGAGACAATgggaaacgcgcgcgcgtgttgtTTTATGCCCGACGAGCAAGTGCCTGCCTGCGCCGCCAAATCCGCGTAATGCGCCAAACTTCTTTTTTGCGATCCACTCTGGCTTTCGCACGCAATCCAGTTTTCGAGGGTGAAAATTAGGGATGCTATGAAGGAGGTTTTAAATACCttgtaaatgaattttcttcGATATTTTTACacctaattaatatttatcagggaacaaataaaatatgattggttggaatttttctttgattaatCCTTGCTTGTtccgaataaaatatttaaattcaaaaagggtaaaatcttcaactaaaattagtaaaaattaacaaaaaaattacgcACAGgccaagattaatttaaataaaatataaaaattattttcaaacataatTCCTATAATTTACAGTGtagatttttaatctttatgcACCACACACGAATGATGGGCTTTTTTTAGCAACAATCTCAAATTTATTCCCCTCTTCATTTCTTCATGCTGCTCGCTTTTGTTTGTCCTggccatttattttgtttttgacaatttaaactgttttgaatttcaaatgagcTGCAAGTGATGATGTGGCCGGGacgcaaaacacacacacacactactTAGTCATTAGTTAATGCGTTTTCGCGGCCCCGAGGGAGCAGTGGGGGCGCAGCAGCTCGCTTGCCTTTTTTACCATATGCTAATTGAAACCGATTGCGGCGCGCAATCTGTTCTCGGCTTCACGGCCAATTGACTCGCAGATGGCCACCTTCGGCCAGACCGAGAATCTCATGTcttttttgattaattgatgtttgtaaaaaaaatacacgcaACTGTTGTCAATTCGAgcgtttttcaaataaattttatactttaaaaatatgtttgaaaatgctaaaaatgcCTTGCAACCGAACAAAAGAGCGTAgcaatgatatttatttaaatcggcAATCAAACACTTgttgaaacagaaaaaaaacagtgttTATCCActtaatctgattttattacgccgatcaataaattaaatccctTTTTGTCACTTGATAAACAACTCGaggcaattttttgtatatttttataaatttaggtGGAATTGTTCATTTCTTAAACACATTTATGCAACAAAAATTAGGATcctcattttttcaatttttgaacaaaatatttgtaccGCAGATGTAAAATTTACTAAGTATGGGTATCTTCGTGCAAttcaaagtaatattttaaagttttcatattttttcttaatttttattaactacAAATCggttaaattttacttatttaaaattcataaaaattataacttttaaaaacaaaaataaattaaaagtaccCATTTTTCCGTCTAGAACATCATATTTGGTTCAAACGTCATGAGCGATGGTtagctcaaaataaatttgaaaaatctgcaatttctAGTGGGAGGGGGAATGAAACCAATAGTCACCTctgattatttcaaaaaaagtatatattatattaagaaTTCATTGGTagattagtttttaaaattcatatataaGGATCCAAAACATTAATTACAGCATTCAAGATAATATAGAATTTAAATGCATGATTTTGTGGATGAAAtgcatcaaatttcagttttccgtattggaaaaatgcaagattttaatgcaaataaaattccaattgtCGCCAcctcactttaatttttttccataaccaaaatatattaaaatcaataattattccacgcgaataattttatcttttaaatattaatttgtcatattttctAGCTTTTTAAACCTAGCTTGTTATTCGACTCCGAAATTTGGGACCGAAAATCGAGTGCTCCGTGCGGCGTTTCAAGGTGTCAATAAAAACGGTGTTAGCCGTGGCGACGAACACGCGTGAATGGCAGCTGGCGCGAGTGGATTTTTGCGTTCGTTCGAATGCGTATGTTGATAAATGTCAGTGCGCTGCTGAGTCGCGTTTTCAAGCTACCTGTCCGCCGGCACACCGCCATCCATCATTTTATCCGGGCGACCATTTATCACGGGACGCGCGCACACAGCACCTGCCCCGCGCGCGCCCGGCCCCGCCAAACGACCCACCGCCGACGCAATTTCCGAAACGAACGAAAACCACGCGCTCcactctctctctatctcgcCTGTGCCCCCGTGCATTTTGCAATATCGCCCGCTCCACGCTCCAATTTCCACAAATTCAGCTCCGAGAGGCACTTTGCAAGCTCCAATTAGTCGaatgaacgaacgaacgaaaaCGTCATACATACTATGTGACGAGGAACATGTTAGAATTTAGCTGACTGGCTGCGAATCCATTCAATTTGTGTAATTCCAACACTGTAGATGATTAAGATAactaggaaatttttaatttgacaaattaaaatacaacttATTTATCATTGAATCTTTTTTcgtggaggaaaaaaattggattttgaaaccagtttttttttgttcaatcctgattatttttttggaatttgatTCTGTTTGACTATATGCAATGATCGATCAATATATCAGTTTTCACTTTGAATTTTCTGTAGCGtggataaattttcatttcgggTCGAGATAATCTCTGCAATAATTTCGGAAAGTATCtcttttcaagtaattttcaaaatagaatGGAATACTACTCGCACTAATTAGGAATTcaaaagaaacaattattaaatacacaagaaaattataattttttatattcctgTCTCGTTTGGCGCAAAGGGATCATTTCCGAAATATCGTGGGAAATGTTGAAATACACAACATTTGTGGCAAAAATTCTGGTTGTTTTTAGCGCAAAATATCAGCAGAGTGCATTCTTCCGCATTGTACAACTGGCAAACCTGATAAAAATACAGCAACGTCGAGTTAATATACTTTCTAGTTTTTagattttcgtttttatttttttaatctgatgaCTCGCTGCACCAAAGTCCTTAAATTTTGGCCAGCCAAATTATGTTCCAACCGCCGAATTtgattaattcttaaaattctgaaagaCTTTTAAACTATATTACTGTTAACCATTTGGCAGATGAAGAAGCTTTTATGAAGCTCTCAGATTATATGTTGAGCTTTTTGCTCTTGggtaaagtttttatttaagaaaaaggaaaaattcaacctTTCCTAAGGACGAAAAAATTTACCAATCGACTGATTTGTCTTAAACATATTTGTTCTGTTCAACTTAACTTCCCCTGAAGTTATacaaaactataattttaaataattaattctctcTATATTTCTCgaatttttgtagtttttttttttttgcgagtAATTTGACtgtttctcattaatttttttagttagaTTTCAATAATTCTCTTTGCTTTTTCCAACGGTGTACGAAAAATAAGGTAAATTTCCCTCCTGGGGAAACAAATTCTGGTTTTCAACAGTTACACAGTGCTCACCTCTTGATTAACATTCAAACTGTTGAGCCAACTTTCTCGCAAATTGggaaattttagctctttcccGATTTTCAGGGCATATTTAAGGGAGAAGatatatttaagaatttttctcatattatataaataaaccACAAACATCTGTAGGAATTGTCCATTTGGATTTAATCTGATTACTCCTCAGGCtacatgaaataaataaattctattcCAACTAAAATGTATcattatgttaaaataatttctgtaaaacacaaataattaaatatatatttataaatacaaaaattaataattaacaaaatttaaataaaaaattattttctaaagaatatttatttaaactcagATTTTTATAACTCTGCGCGTCAAGCAAACATAATTCACATTTGGAGAGCGTTGCTGGTGCAATTTGCATAGAGCAAAGACAAAATCAGGAGAGGCTGCTCTCCTGAATAAATTGTCTCGCTCGCTAGAGCAGCTAGCTTTTGTGTCGTCGCCGCTACCACGCGCATGTgattatttaatatgtaaaGCATGTAAGCCAAAcgacacgagagagagagagagagagagagagagagagaggctgcaCCCGCGCGGCAATAAATCCcttaatttccttttgaatCAAAACTGCGAGGCCCTCTGTGCATGCATATGCAGCTAAACCCTTTTGCTAGCTCCTCTCACGAATAATGCCGCTTTTAACTTCATCCTTCAGACGCAATCATATCACTTTTAATTAgcattgcttaaaaatattaaattttggagtgTTTTTAAACTCCCATATTtagctaaataatttaaattagaaaagttgAGCAGAAAATGTCTCTTAACATCCTAACATCGcctttttatgttttgataCTGAATGATTATAGAATATTCTCACCAACAAAAACAACAGGATGACTCTTAGATGAGACATTAAAACTTTAGTGCATATTCGCTAAAAAGAGGAATGctaatcaatttcaaaattatttataaccaTTTGTtggattaaattataatctaaATAAAGATAACCTATTCTTTCAACTCATCATAAACAAattgatatatattatttaaatacttctttttgagaaaatcatgcAAAGTTAAAtccaacatattttttgtagtaaa
It encodes:
- the Ykt6 gene encoding synaptobrevin homolog YKT6; this encodes MVKLFSLSVLHKSPGKATWLCASYDTSTFNFFQRSSATEFMSFVSKTIVERTHTCSRQSVKEGDYMCHVYVRADNLSGVVLSDHDYPHRVAHTLITKLLEEFAAKFIPSSWSSLPEKSAVFPQLETYLVKYQNPREADAMTKIQEELDETKIILHNTIEAVLERGEKLDDLVSKSEGLSVQSKAFYKTARKTNSCCSLG